The sequence GAATCCGAACTCATCATGCAAACCCGTTTCGACCTCACTCAAGCCGACATCCCCAAAACTTGGTACAACCTCCTCGCAGACCTTCCCCAGCCCCTGCCTCCACCATTGCACCCCGGCACCAAACAACCCCTCACTCCTGACGCCCTTCTGACGATTTTCCCTGAGAACCTCGTGCAGCAGGAGATGAGCCCGAAGCGGTGGATCGAGATTCCCGAGCCAGTGCGGGAAATCTACGGCCTCTGGCGTCCAACCCCGCTGTTGCGCGCGGTCCGCTTCGAAAAAGCGCTGCAGACACCGGCTCACATTTATTACAAGTACGAAGGAGCCAGTCCGGCCGGAAGTCACAAGGTCAACACCTCGGTCGCGCAGGCTTATTTCAACAAAATAGCCGGCACTCGGCGTTTGGCAACGGAGACCGGGGCGGGGCAATGGGGCGCCTCCCTGGCATTGGCTTGCAAGCTTTTCGGACTGGAATGCAACATTTACATGGTCAAGGTGAGCTACCAGCACAAGCCCTATCGGCGGATGCTGATGCATACCTGGGGCGCAACCGTGCATCCCAGCCCCAGCGACCAGACCGAGTATGGCCGCAAGTTGCTCACAGAAGAGCCGGATTGCCCGGGAAGCCTCGGCATTGCCATTAGCGAAGCCATCGAAGACACCCTAAAGCATCCCCAAACAAAATACTCACTCGGCAGCGTGCTCAATCACGTGTGCCTGCACCAAACCGTCATTGGCCAGGAAGCCATTCAACAGATGCAAATGGCCGGGGAGGAGCCCGACGTCATCTTTGCCTGCTGCGGAGGGGGCAGTAATTTCGCCGGGCTGGCGTTTCCTTTCCTGCGCCGGAACCTGGCCGAGAAGAAGAACTACCGCTTTGTGGCGGTCGAGCCTTCAGCCTGTCCGTCGCTCACCAAAGGCGAACTGCGGTACGATTTTGGCGATACGGCAGAAACGACGCCGCTGTTGATGATGTACACACTCGGGCATAAGTTCATGCCCCCGTCGATACACGCAGGCGGGTTGCGCTACCACGGCATGTCCCCCATGATCAGCCACGCCCTCAAACTGGGCCTCATCGAGGCTGAGGCTTATCACCAGACAAAAGTCTTTGAGGCCGCCACATTGTTTGCGCAGACCGAAGGCCTCATCCCAGCGCCCGAATCGGCTCACGCCATTGCTGCGGTCGCGAAAGCAGCCCTGGAATCACGACAGAGTGGCCGCAAACAGGTGCTCCTGTTTAACCTTTCTGGCCACGGCCTGCTGGACCTGAGCGCCTACGAGAGTTATCGGACGGGGAACCTGGAAGATGTTTAGATGTGAGCGGCCAATTTTTCCTGACGTTCAGCGTCTGAGGGATGCCAAATCGTCGGTTCACGCTCATTCTTAGCAGGTGATAACCACCTCATTGATTTCCCCGCGCTTCAAGCCGTTACTGTTGATTGCCCGGCGGGCGCGCACGGTGTGAATAACGAAATCGCCATATAATTCCCTGATAAATGGCGTATCTGAGTTGGAAAGCATCAAGCGCACGCCGCGCCGCGCCCCGCCGGCAAAGAGCCCGGCTAACTCGCGTTGCGCTTCCAACCCAAACTCTTCCCTTGTGTAGGAAGTAAAGCTTGCGGTGGGCGAAACGGGCGCGTAGGGCGGGTCAATGTAAATGAAATCGCCCGCGCCGGCTTCCTCCATTGTATTGCGGAAGTCTTGCACCGCCAGGTGTGCGCCCTGCAAAGCCAGACTTGCCGCCAGAATATTCCCCCGATCATATAGTGCCGGATTTTTGTGCGACCCGATGGGTACGTTGAATTGGCCGCGCGCATTGACGCGCCACAACCCATTGAAGCAGGTCTTGTTCAGAAAAATCATGCGCGCAGCCCGTTCGACAACCGCTTCGAACGGCACCTCGTGCTGGCTGCGGATGTGGTAAAAATAGCGCTCACGTTCAACGCGGTAGTGCGCGAGGTGCTCGTCGAGACGGGCCATAAGGTCGTCCGGGAAATCGCGCACCACCTGGTATGCGTTAATCAAGTCGGCATTGCTATCCCGCAGGAAGGCCCGCATCCGGGGAAAGCGGTGTTTCAGATGAAAAAATACCGCGCCTCCGCCAGTGAACGGCTCGAAATAAATATCGAGTTGTTTGGGCAGCAACCCGTCCAATTGAGTCAGCAGTTGCCCCTTGCCCCCAGCCCATTTCAGAAAGGGCTGCGCCGCGATAATCGCCGGTGCAACGCCCATCCTTTCGAGGCTGGTTTTGCGCAGGTCTGGTTCAAGCATCGGGCCGATTTACCCGCATTCCCCCACAGCGATCAATGTTTTCTTTTCGATCGCCCTTTAATCGCTTCGTTTCGGGCAAGCTGACTCATCGGAGGATTTGCTATTCCGGGCGTAGTAAACAAAGGCGGGTGGCGCATTGAGCAACACGGGAACCGTGCGCACCCGGCCAAATACTCGACGGAGGTGTTTACGATCCCAAAGCAGATGCTGAACCTGAATGAACATCCCGTTTTCCGAAAGCACATGGGTGACGGCGTGGAGAAGTTCCAGAACTTTGCTTTTACGCAGGTTTCCGATCGGGAGCCCCGAAACAACGTAGCCTGGCTTTTTTGCGGAGGAAACCATGAGCTCCGGTAAAAGCTGCTGCGCGGACTGGGCGCGGACCTTAACCCGGCCATCACGCCCGCTTTGAGCAGGTTCCTGCGAGTGATCTCGGCCAGAACGGGGTTAATCTCGCGTGCCAGAATAGTGGCTTTCGGACATCGCGCCGCCAGGCGCATAGTGAGCCCGCCGGTGCCTGAGCCGAGTTCAACCACACGCCCGGTATAATTCGCCGGGATCGGCGCGATCATCCTCTGCACGAGGAATCGCTGGCAGGGAATGACCGAGCCGGTCTGTAAATGTTTGACAACACCTGCCCAGAAAAATTGCAGGTGCCCTGCCATGAACTCAGTTTTGGGCATGATTAATCCAGTGGAACCCCAGAGACCTGACTCTGGACAAAAACGCGTTCGCCCCCAATGGGGTAAGTTACTTAGAAGGAATCCGGCCATACCCCCTCAGGCGCTGTTCTCATTTGCGATATTGTTCGTCGCTGACCTTTTCCATCCAATCCACGGCCTTGCCATCGAGCTGTTCTTGGATAGCGATGTGCGTCATGGCAACGGTCGGCGTGGCACCGTGCCAGTGTTTTTCGCCGGGTGGGAACCAGACAACGTCACCTGGCCGAATTTCCTCGACCGGTTCTCCCCAGCGCTGGACCCATCCGCAGCCGGCTGTGATAAGGAGGGTCTGGCCCAGGGGGTGGGTGTGCCAGGCAGTTCGAGCGCCGGGCTCGAAAGAGACGATTGCAACCGTGACCCGCGCTGGATCGGTTGCCTTGAACGGGGAGTCAATGCGCACCGTGCCGGTGAACCAGTCGGCCGGACCTTTGCTGGAGGGTTGTGAACCAACTCTTTGGATGTTCATGCTTAAGTCCTTTCTTTGAGATTTGATAATTCAGCGCGCTTTTGCATCTTATTTCTCGCAATTCGCCTTGGCAGAATCCATAATACCCGGCAAGCCGTGGCACAAGAGTTCATCACACGCCCGCGTTGGCACATGAACAACCAACACGCCACCATGAACGCTGGGCGCCGGTTCCACACGGCCACCCTGCTGCCTAACCTGGCCGTCCTGGCTGCTGGCGGGGCAGACGCCTCAGCCGAATTATATCTCTACGCCGTTCCATCCCCGTCGCTTGTCCTTATAGCGAGCCCCTCACACCTACCGAACCCCGCGTTTCAATTCTTCTTCACAAACACCCCAGGTGCCACTTTCAGCGTCCTCGCCACGACAAATATCTCAACCTTTCCGACCAACTGGATGCCCCTCGGCCCCGCTTTAGAATTCCTCCCCGGCCAACCTTCATCGACTCACAAGCTACCAACCAGCAACGCTTTTACCGGGTGCGCTCACCGTGATGCAAAAAACGCCTACATGCCGAACCCTGCCATGAGTGGCTCGTCGGTGCGGGCAAGACATGCCTGCATTTCGAGGAGATGAGTCTCAGCGCGTTACAAGAGCCTTTCCACGATAAAGCCATGCTTCTGAGCGATCCTCGATGCCGTGGGAAAGTCGATGAATTCGTCGGCGTGTTTGAAGATGCGTAACTCCACCACTTCGGCCACCACTTTGAAAGGCTTTACCCCAAGGAGTTCGGCCAGGTCCCGGATTTCGATGTAGTCCGGCACAAAAATCCGCTTCCCCGGTTCGCCAGGCTCCAACAAATCCCGCGATGTGAGTTTGGGCGGTCTGGGTGGCGGTTGTGGCGGACCGCCCGCAAAAGCCGGTTGGGTTTCCGGGGCTTTGTCGGGTTGCAGTATGAACTCATGGCCGCTATCCATTAGCTACTCAACTTCAGGATCGTTCATAGAGAGGCCAGTTTATTCTCCACGCTGTTGGTCTTCTCATCCATGGTCTGAGTCCGGTCCGTTCGGGTCCCGACCTTCATCACGGTGAAAACTCTTGGAGCGCCCATTTTGTGAACGACTTCATGGCAGCGGCGAACAGCGGCAAATACCTTGTCCCATTCCCCTTCGATGTTCGTGCCGTTGGCGTGCAGCACCCTCTTCAATCCCGCTTCACTCAGCACCTTCTCGCAGGCTGCAACATACGAGGACAAGGAAACGCCCACACCGATCGGGACGATGCACAGATCAACAATCACATTCATTCCACTATAGGTCTGCCATGTTTTAGCCGGTGTCCAGCCTGCGTTTCTCGCCCGCTATGCATTCACCAGTCTGGTGATTACCGGGTGATCTACGACTTCGACCGGGTAAAACGCGTCCTTCACCTGATCAGAGACTCCTTACGTCGTCTCCTACACTCAGGAATGGCGGCTCGTTGCTTCGGCTCTGCGGTTAGCCCCGCCAAGCCCCGCCCTCCGACCCGAGAAAGTGCTTTCCTTGCCTTCGCCGGCCTTGTTAGGCTGTTAGTATGGGTCCCGCTGTGGGCGAGAAATTCAGTTTGGGCGTCAATGACGTTGCCTTTGGCGGCGAAGGCGTGGCGCGCCATGATGGGTTTGTCGTGTTCGTCCCCTTTTCTGCGCCCGGTGAGGTGGTTGAGGCTGAATTGGTCGAGGTTAAGAAGCGCTTTGGCCGCGCGCGCCTCCTGCGGGTCATCGAACCCTCACCAGACCGTGTTCAGCCGGCCTGCCGCTATTTTGGCGAGTGCGGCGGATGCCAGTATCAGCACCTGAACTACTCGGCTCAATTGCGAATTAAACACAAACAAATTTGCGATTTATTCGAGCGCATCGGGGGGATCGAGGCAGGGCGCGTCGCCGAGATTATCCCATGCCCCCAGCCTTACGGCTACCGCAATCGCATCATGATCCGCAGCCAATGGGACAAGTTCAAGCAGGGTTTGAATATCGGCTTCATTCGCGCCGATAACCGGCTGGTCGTCGATATCGAAGAGTGCAAGATCGCCGAACCGGCCATCAACCGGCAGATTCAGGCCGTGCGCGCACAGCCCCCGCCCAAAGGCGGCCTTAAAGTGGTCCTGCGTGTGCCGCCTCAAAACTGGGACGTGCCGCCGGATTCCTTCTTTCAAAACAATTTTTTCCTGTTGCCCAGGCTCGTGGAGGTGGTCCGGGATTGCTTGCGCCAGAGCGGCAGTCGTCAGCTTGCCGATGTTTATTGCGGTGTGGGTTTCTTCAGTATCGAGCTGGCAGACCTCGTCGAATCGTTCGTTGGAATCGAATATGACCGCATGGCCGTAAAAGCCGCCCGGCAGAATGCCGCCATCCGCAACCGAAGTAACGGCGAATACCTTGCCGGGCCTGCGGAGGAGCTGCTGGCCAAGGTCATGATGCGGTTTGACCCGCAAACCACTACCGTGCTGCTGGACCCCCCGCGCAAGGGGTGCCCTCCCACCCTGCTGGAAGCCCTGGGCCAGGCGCCTCCGGCGCAAATCATCTATGTCTCCTGCCAGCCGGCTACTCTGGCCCGGGACTTGAACATTTTATGCGCCAGCGGTGTCTTTAGACTGGCGCAAGTGGTCCCTTTGGACATGTTCCCCCAGACCGCGCATGTCGAGTGCGTGGCGGACCTGCGGCGCGCAGGCATCCCGGCTGCGCCGGTCCAAAATTAGAC comes from Verrucomicrobiia bacterium and encodes:
- a CDS encoding TrpB-like pyridoxal phosphate-dependent enzyme, encoding MQTRFDLTQADIPKTWYNLLADLPQPLPPPLHPGTKQPLTPDALLTIFPENLVQQEMSPKRWIEIPEPVREIYGLWRPTPLLRAVRFEKALQTPAHIYYKYEGASPAGSHKVNTSVAQAYFNKIAGTRRLATETGAGQWGASLALACKLFGLECNIYMVKVSYQHKPYRRMLMHTWGATVHPSPSDQTEYGRKLLTEEPDCPGSLGIAISEAIEDTLKHPQTKYSLGSVLNHVCLHQTVIGQEAIQQMQMAGEEPDVIFACCGGGSNFAGLAFPFLRRNLAEKKNYRFVAVEPSACPSLTKGELRYDFGDTAETTPLLMMYTLGHKFMPPSIHAGGLRYHGMSPMISHALKLGLIEAEAYHQTKVFEAATLFAQTEGLIPAPESAHAIAAVAKAALESRQSGRKQVLLFNLSGHGLLDLSAYESYRTGNLEDV
- a CDS encoding DNA adenine methylase, whose product is MLEPDLRKTSLERMGVAPAIIAAQPFLKWAGGKGQLLTQLDGLLPKQLDIYFEPFTGGGAVFFHLKHRFPRMRAFLRDSNADLINAYQVVRDFPDDLMARLDEHLAHYRVERERYFYHIRSQHEVPFEAVVERAARMIFLNKTCFNGLWRVNARGQFNVPIGSHKNPALYDRGNILAASLALQGAHLAVQDFRNTMEEAGAGDFIYIDPPYAPVSPTASFTSYTREEFGLEAQRELAGLFAGGARRGVRLMLSNSDTPFIRELYGDFVIHTVRARRAINSNGLKRGEINEVVITC
- a CDS encoding cupin domain-containing protein is translated as MNIQRVGSQPSSKGPADWFTGTVRIDSPFKATDPARVTVAIVSFEPGARTAWHTHPLGQTLLITAGCGWVQRWGEPVEEIRPGDVVWFPPGEKHWHGATPTVAMTHIAIQEQLDGKAVDWMEKVSDEQYRK
- a CDS encoding MTH1187 family thiamine-binding protein, with protein sequence MNVIVDLCIVPIGVGVSLSSYVAACEKVLSEAGLKRVLHANGTNIEGEWDKVFAAVRRCHEVVHKMGAPRVFTVMKVGTRTDRTQTMDEKTNSVENKLASL
- a CDS encoding class I SAM-dependent RNA methyltransferase, giving the protein MGPAVGEKFSLGVNDVAFGGEGVARHDGFVVFVPFSAPGEVVEAELVEVKKRFGRARLLRVIEPSPDRVQPACRYFGECGGCQYQHLNYSAQLRIKHKQICDLFERIGGIEAGRVAEIIPCPQPYGYRNRIMIRSQWDKFKQGLNIGFIRADNRLVVDIEECKIAEPAINRQIQAVRAQPPPKGGLKVVLRVPPQNWDVPPDSFFQNNFFLLPRLVEVVRDCLRQSGSRQLADVYCGVGFFSIELADLVESFVGIEYDRMAVKAARQNAAIRNRSNGEYLAGPAEELLAKVMMRFDPQTTTVLLDPPRKGCPPTLLEALGQAPPAQIIYVSCQPATLARDLNILCASGVFRLAQVVPLDMFPQTAHVECVADLRRAGIPAAPVQN